A region of the Phoenix dactylifera cultivar Barhee BC4 chromosome 10, palm_55x_up_171113_PBpolish2nd_filt_p, whole genome shotgun sequence genome:
caaaaggtatgtttttattacatgccaatatgacattaagttcttctgattctaattcatgggtattggataccggttgtggttctcacatatgcaaatctttgcatggactgcagaaaattagaagactgaagaaaggtgacttcgagctatatggcgctggaggagaatccatccaggctgaagctattggcacctacatactggagctaccctccggaaagttcttgaagctagaagactgttattttatgccaaaaatcattagaaatgtaatttcaattcctttgttgcttaagaaaaaattcgaaataaatggaaagagcaatggttgctctatttctttatctaatgagtattattgtcatggcattatggaaaatggtcttttagtattatgtcttaataatgttatgtttcatattggcaaagataataaaagaaaaagagaaaatattaataataccctcctctggcattaccgattaggtcatattagtgagacaaggttacataagttgtataaagataaattctttgacccttatgattttgaatcattaggaacttgtgaatcttgtcttatgggtaaaatgaccaagtctccattctcgggacatggagaaagggcaagtgagttgttagaactcgtacacactgatgtgtgcggtcctatgtcaactcaagctagagatggatactcttacttcatcacatttactgatgacttatcaaggttcggttttgtgtatctaatgaaacataaatccgaagcctttgataaatttaaagagtatcaaagtatggtcgaaaaacaaactggaaagtgtattaaaatccttcgatctgatcgaggaggagaatacctttctagtgaatttttagactatcttaaattaaagggtatactctctgaatggacacctccatatacgccacaattaaatggtgtagctgaaagaaggaatcgtaccttattagatatggtacggtccatgatgtgcttcacaaatcttccaatttccttctggggacatgccctagaaactgctgcattagtattaaatagagtaccatctaagtctgtatctagcactccatatgagatatggaaaggaaaaaaacctaatcttaagtatcttaagatatggggttgtcatgcttatgtcaaaagaaattttggacataagctaagtgctagatcggacaaatgtatatttgtaggttatcctaaagacagtttaggatatatcttctataatcctaccgaacaaaaggtatttgttgctaggcatgccactttcttggaaaaagagttttttttagaaaagggcaaggatagaagaattgaacttgatgaagttcaagacctacaaggtgagacacataataatcctcaaccagatgtacccatggaagaggtacagccactacacactactccttttcgaaggtcagaaagagtgcgaaatgcacctgagaggtatggatttatcattgagaatgatgaaggccacatcgttgataacgatgaccctctgacctattcggaagctgtcaagagtagggactctgacagatggttggacgccatgaaatccgagatagattctatgtatacaaaccaagtgtggactttggttgatgcacctgagggagtgattccaatagggtgcaaatgggtatacaagaagaagataggagctgatggccaagtagaaacctacaaggccaggctagtggcaaaaggtttcaggcaaaaacaaggcattgattatgatgaaactttttcgccagtagctatgctcaaatctattcggattatgcttgctatagctgcatactatgattatgagatctggcagatggatgtcaaaaccgccttccttaatggtcaccttgaggaagaggtctatatgacacagccagagggatttgtctcaagagggagagcaaatcaagtatgtaggcttaagaaatccatttatggattaaagcaggcatctagaagttggaacatccattttgacatgatagtcaaagagtttggcttcattaaaaatatagatgaaccttgtgtgtacaagaagactagtgggagtgctattgtcttcttgatattatatgtggacgatatattggtcattggaaatgatgttccaatgatgcaatcggtcaagacttggctatcaaagaaatttttcatgaaagacttgggtgaagcatcctatatacttggtataaggatctatagagatagatctaaaaggatgctaggtttgtcccagtctaggtacattgataatgtgctgaagaggttcaacatggatggaagtaagaaaggtttcttacccataggacatggcatacaactctctaggaagatgtctcctaagacatctgaagagaggaatagaatgagttctattccctatgcttcggcagtagggtcgatcatgtatgctatgttatgtaccaggcctgatgtagcttatgccttgggtatggtaagtagatttcaggcagatcccggggaggatcattggaaaattgtgaaaagcattctcaaatacttgagaaggactagagatgtttttctgatttatggaggatcagaattgaaactagaaggctattcagattctagctttcaatctgatccagatgatagcaagtcaatctctggatatatcttcactttgaatggtggagctgtgagttggaaaagttccaaacagcaaactgtagctgactcaactactgaggcagaatacatagctgttagtgaagctgctaaggaagcagtctggatgaagaagttcatcacagagctgggtgtagttcctgagattgccggaccagtcccagtttattgcgataacactggagcagttgcacaagctaaggaaccaaggtctcatcatagatccaagcacattttgagacgcttccaccttgttcgagagataatcgaaagacaagacgtcaagattgaacgagtagacacaaagaacaatatagcagacccatttactaaagctctaccacagcagcaattcaatcgtcacctcaattgtatggggttaaaatataagggcgattggctttagtgcaagtgggagattgaaagagtagatgccctataagccaatcatttgatgggtttctctttgtaatcctccaaatcatgtactttgacactcgatatatatcaataaaggcattgtgtttcatcatttgctgcttatctattttattattggatgatgaaccccataaattaggacattggttttagggttatgatgagatcataccagtgagacctaaaatcctaaaatcctaatttagaatattcccagtcaaattggtatattgagtcggggatcaatattaccggaaagactggcacatcttatgtatgctcaatgtagagggtgattgatctcacaatcacttgtgtgagacactaatacaaagatgtgggtgctcattagaggaatgagttcactgaaatgaccagccatgagaacatcttatggattcttacttaattatcaaaagatggttctcatagtgggagttgtgcaagtgatccttagacctgagatcaccatggtaccttgtgcacttgaagctatgttttggtttaccctcattcacgacattgcgttgtgtacggggtattctggatatggtggattttgtacgaaggttgtgagtaggtcaacaaggaatcagtcacttctagtaagagaaggtaacatcctacttactctaatcttatgatgattcaagaagcctttgatcaaagcaaaatgaatattagaaagagtttctaatgtttcattgtttgaattatcatataaaagattgagagagacatgaataagtgattgagtttgatattgatccatactcgagcacttattcaggatgtagtatgactgaggattgaattgcacagtaactttccactgaagggtatgtttggatttgtccaatacattcctcatcttccgggtagacatgatacgttgctagacgtcaatcatgtcttgtgggttgatcggatcaaagagtttgattagatcaaagcatcagaaaggttctgattgctaagtcaggtttagcactaaattgaacctaaattggattagaggtattctaatcaggttaggtcaacttgcacctgcacctactgctggctaagataaggaacccaatgggtcacacacaagggaattgatcaaaggtctaattggattagatcatgtttgcaagatgaacatgctagcacgtgttgcaaaccctagctcctgattcgaattaaattcgaatatgattcttagattaggttgatctaatatgattagatcatgacctaatatgggttagccaagagttgaaacccatttggctttaattagacctgatttgattaggtttaatgttttctttaagttggttaaacccaattggattgggtttgatagggccttcacttctggaccattggatcgcttcctggatgaaggatctggtccactggttggcgccttcatctggaccattggatggcttcctggatgaaggatctggtccactggttagcgcctgaaactggaccactggatggctctctggatgaaagatctggaccgttgctcagcgcctgaatctggaccactggatggctctctggatgaaagatctggaccgttgctcagcgcctgaatctggaccactggatggcaccctggatgatgatgccctgatctggaccattagatggcgcctagatctggaccattggctttggttcactgcatttgggcccttggatcatcaggatttaagagggagatgtgagaaagaagttgatacacccttctccttagcaccccatcatgatgggatgcatctcttggcacatgcctcatcatgatgaggtgtgtggatgggatgcatccctttatgatgcatccctccatctcttataaataaggaggtgccttggggttctaaagatcatccaagaaaaagcctctccttctctctcccttatcccttctttcttacaagcctctctcttttgtcctaacccaagacaagagggtcttctttaggacaaaaaggctagtgaatgttttaaaggtagaaaggaagaaggaagtgaaggaaaatcagccaattaaatcctttggaaggattgaacaattagaatcaagttttggtggagctagagtcttgaacccattcctgtgtggatcaacatcggagggtgaacatttgggcaccttaggacatcttcagatatattggatatagcgtgataggtattcttctataccaagattatattttctatattatttggttatactattaaggcgatcttggcttattagggtttcatataatgggttttataagaaaattttataatcccgtatcttccgctgcgccctagggcactggaaaaccctAACATAATGGTCACACTCGGTCTGGTGCTCCTGCACCCCAATCCAACCTACAATAGAAAATACGGAAGTCCACTTGCTTGAGAGTGTCCGGCAGGAaatcctccgatgcttaagtcatatGCTGATCTTAGAGAACATAGGAGGTTTGAGATAGCAAAATGGCAGCATGATGGTAGGGTTGAAAAGAACTTATCCTCCAAGTCTATTTTACATAGACGAGGGCTGGCACCTGTTGCCAACCAAATCAGGGACGTGCTTTAGTAATTATGGTAACAACATATACATCTCACCCGAGGATCATGCCTATGCAGATAGTTCGGACATTGTGTACATAAGGAAACTACTCACAATCATGGGTTGAATTATCATCAAGTGGAAGAGAGTTTGAAATTTGAGGAACTCTTTGTATGCCTTTTAAGTCGGTCATGTAGCGGGCTCTCAATGACCAGCCTACGGCTACATGGTGAGCCCTCACTGGTCGACTTGCCATATCAGTTATGATCAATTTCGAGGCATATATCAAAAACCAGCGGATATTATGAGGGAGATATCCCAGGAATTGAAGCAGCTAGTGTCAAATCCCTGTAGGTTTGACTTTGATAGCTGGTTGGGCATAAGAGCTAATGTTAGATTTGCATCCCCTCCCCTTTGTAGCGTGATATTATTAAGGATTTGCTTCCATTTTGGACTTACATTGCTTGCAAATTGGGAAATATCAGTAATATCAGATCTTGGGAAGATTGCACTTAAAACCAAGTTCCTACCTCTTCTTTCCATCTCGAGCAGAGATCATGGCAGGTTCTGATTAGCCAAAATaatctatataaaaaaatatttctccaCTGAGAACCAGTCGTTCCAGCTGGACGAACCGAGCTTATATGGCAACTAGAAAATTGCCACATGCCCTGTTTGAAGGAATTTGCTGCAAACGGAGTTGTAGAAAATTTATATTCTACAAGCTTTCAAACTTTACGAAAAGCTTCTTCTAGAGCAAACATTTAGATCGATCTGCCAGTCCTGAATCTTCGTAATTGGCATGGATTCAGCTGACAGAGAAGGCAAACACCATTCCAGAGAGATCAGAGACAGATCATGACAACATACGAACAATTTTAAGCTCAAAAGAGAAGGTCGATTCACAGCTGCATGTTGTCATGCCGTTAtgtagaagaaaaggaaaagcaatAAGTTCATGTAACTTGGATTATTAGGGCAACGCAAACTGGGATTACTAAAGAATGGGATGCGCTATGAAACAAATACTCCAAATAGAGGCAACATGTTCTGTGTATGAAAGTGTTAAACTCCTCAAGTTGCATTCACTAGCATGCCAAAAAGCATGAACTATGGAATGGTCAAAGATATCAAGGAGTTAGGCCACTAAAAAGAACTTGCCTTACCACTGATGCAATACATGATTGTTTACATCTCAATCACTAGCCATGTACAAGCACTAGCAGATACAGTGCCACTAAATATCAACCCTCCCCAACCATCTCTCTGGGAGTCATATGTGTAAATCTGAATGTAGCCAGAAATCACTGCatttaaaaaacaaaagtaATTTTCAATGGATAGGGGAGCAGAGCACTAAAACATCTGAGATTCTGACGGCTAACTTGTGCCAGACCAAGTTAATACACTGTGCCAACCCAATTTATCTATTAGGGACCCAACACCAGAATTGGACTCTAGGGGATGTCCTCAAGAACCTAGGCATGCCTCAACAGATGAATATTTGCATATAGATTCCATATTACATAATAAGATTTCAGCGTGACAGATTATTACCAGGTGAAAAATGCTGTCTAACAAGATGATAACCTAACTATCAGCTTACTTGTACCTACAACTAAAACAGGCTGATCAAAAATTACCACCCAAATATAAGAAGTCCTACTTCCAAGACACTGATATAGAAAATTAAGCATGAATCTGGGAACAAAAAATCTCGGATACAGTAGCAGAATAGCTCCATTTCAGGGAGTTTTTATAGAATAGGTTTGTAGACAATATTGTCTTACTAGAAACAACGGAAGTTACCAATTACAGATCATTACAATCAAGACATGGAGTGCAAGTGTCTATTGTCATATAACACACAACATGCCCCGAGGACACAAGCAGAGGTAAATCAATTATCTGTCCTCAGGCAAGCCATCCTGGCATGTAATTACTCACACTTGGGCCAGGCGCTGCAGCAATCGTTATTTGTTCTGGATGATACCTGCAGGAAAAATAACAAAGTGCcctgattaaaaataaatagattAAGAGTGGCAGATAGATGTTTCTGACACCATGACTGGTCATCTAGGAAAGATTTCATTTTCATGAAATAGTTTGCTAGAATATTTGGAAGAGGTAATCTGAACACTTGGGTTTGCATTTCGTGGACTGGAGCATGAAAGGACGAAAAAATCTTGAGCTTTTTCCTTTGCGGTAAGTGTAAAACCatgttatttttaaattaaagcaTTAATGGGGATTATCATATCTTAAAAGCATGCACTTGTACTGCCAGTTCATAATTCTTGTGATTGGAGACCAGATACCACAGCCATATATCTTGTACAAATCTAAAACTTTAAACCATCTCGTCGCATTGTCTAGGTCACAGTTCATAATACATTTCTTGGATCACAAGTTGCCAAATTCTTGTAGTAGCCTGAATATGTTATGGATTATGATGTGAAGCTCTTTGAGTTAGAACCACTACCCAACATTACAATGCAACGTTATATTTTTGCGGCATGAAGTAATTCCTGATATTAAGTGTTTGGAGTTAAAAGTGGTTTCCATTACTTTCCATCAACAGGTATGCAGTGATTATTGTTCTTCAGTAATGAATCGAATTTGTTTGCGTGATAGGCTTCCAAGGTATACTGGAGCACAGGCTACTGGATTCTCGATTTAAGTTGACAAAATGGTTTGCAAGACAAGTGTCCTTTGAGTCTGAAAGAACAGAGCCACATTTTGATTTGAAAAAGATGGTGGGCGAGGCATGTTAAGGGGAGCGGTTCAGCCATCAATAAGATTGGAAACAGCCATGCAATGCTTTGAATACCCACGAAGGAGTTCCAAAACAGACAGCAGTCTCAAAGAAATAGAAGATCCAGCTGAGGCTGATATTATCATCCACCTTTTTCTGTGAGTAGGCCGTCATTTTTAGATCTCTTTTGGGGGGCATTTCCCATGCATTGGTAGCAGAACCACATGCAACCTACCAATGGATCCCACCATATCGGCAAGTAAAGGAGGTAGAGATCAGACCTTAAAAGCCATTGCTTTTCTTGGTCAAGGTGGCTGACATACTTCCAAATTCTTAACATGACCCTTTTAACAGGTTAGTTGGGGTGATTTTTATTCCAAAGGATAGAGCCATTTTCTCATGTATGGagaagaaaactaaaagaagaaCTGGCACTTGGAAGAAGGTACCCGATATGGAGAGTTGGTTCGCACTCTATCGGTTGGTAGAATCCATCTCCCTGTGGTTGTGGCGGCTGCCGGCCATAGCCCACTGCATGAGCATTGGGATCCCAAACTTGCTGCTGAGTAGCCTGGTTGCTTTCCTCCAGCTGCACATCCATAAGAAAAATCTATAATAAGCTTCCAAGTTTTTACTAGTAAAACAATCCATGTACCTAGAATATTCATATTTAGAGCTCTCGGTACAACAGGCCTCCTTACCCTTCGCTTTAGACTTTTGTTGGCCTCACAGAGCATTTGTTCCTGCAAGAAAGAACAATGGTAGTAGGAAGGAAATGGTGGAATGAAAAAAAGGTGCTTTTTAAAGCTGTTTGATTGCATTAACCATACCCTTCGTTGAAGATCTGCAAGCTGATCGA
Encoded here:
- the LOC120112189 gene encoding agamous-like MADS-box protein AGL9 homolog isoform X4, producing the protein MVFWLHQLWLYGMLKTLERYQKCNYGAPETNIVSRETQSSQQEYLKLKARVEALQRSQRNLLGEDLGPLSSKELEQLERQLDASLKQIRSTRTQYMLDQLADLQRREQMLCEANKSLKRRLEESNQATQQQVWDPNAHAVGYGRQPPQPQGDGFYQPIECEPTLHIGYHPEQITIAAAPGPSVSNYMPGWLA
- the LOC120112189 gene encoding agamous-like MADS-box protein MADS4 isoform X3; amino-acid sequence: MVFWLHQLWLYGMLKTLERYQKCNYGAPETNIVSRETQSSQQEYLKLKARVEALQRSQRNLLGEDLGPLSSKELEQLERQLDASLKQIRSTRTQYMLDQLADLQRRVWLMQSNSFKKHLFFIPPFPSYYHCSFLQEQMLCEANKSLKRRLEESNQATQQQVWDPNAHAVGYGRQPPQPQGDGFYQPIECEPTLHIGYHPEQITIAAAPGPSVSNYMPGWLA